From a region of the Gammaproteobacteria bacterium genome:
- the queF gene encoding preQ(1) synthase: MPTQPSKDLQTFDNPQSERDYTIRIRVPEFTCLCPMTGQPDFATLHLEYVPDRLCVELKALKLYVWSFRDEGAFHEAVTNRILNDLVTAISPRFMRLTAEFNVRGGIYTTVVAEHRAADWQPPQPVHLP, translated from the coding sequence ATGCCTACCCAGCCCAGCAAGGACCTTCAGACCTTCGACAACCCCCAGTCGGAGCGGGATTATACCATTCGCATCCGCGTCCCGGAGTTCACCTGCCTGTGCCCGATGACCGGCCAGCCGGACTTCGCGACCCTGCACCTGGAATACGTCCCGGACCGCCTGTGCGTGGAGCTCAAGGCGCTCAAGCTGTATGTCTGGTCCTTCCGCGATGAAGGCGCCTTTCACGAGGCTGTCACCAACCGCATTCTGAACGACCTGGTGACCGCGATCAGCCCCCGCTTCATGCGCCTGACCGCCGAGTTCAACGTCCGCGGCGGCATCTACACCACCGTGGTCGCGGAACACCGCGCGGCCGACTGGCAACCGCCCCAGCCCGTCCATCTCCCCTGA